In the Ornithinimicrobium pratense genome, GACCTCGGGGACCGAGCAGATGTTCCGTCGCAAGAGCGGCTGACGCTCGCCCGGCACGGACCAGGGGCACCTCCCGTCGCGGGAGGTGCCCCTGCGTGTGTGTTCACCCCACAGAACGGCGGCGGCGTGCTCCGCACAGCCGCATCACGTGTTCCGTCGGGCCCTATGGCGTGCCCGGTCAGGCGGTGGGGGACTGGTAGGACTGCGCCAAGGCGATGAGGGAGCGGACGCCGGCGCCGGTGCCGCCCTTGGCGCGGTAGCCCCACGGGGCCTTCTCATTGAAGGCCGGGCCGGCGATGTCCAGGTGGGCCCACGGGATCTGCTCGGCGTCCTCGCCCTCGCCCCGCTTGCCGACGAACTCCTGCAGGAAGGTCGCGGCGACCATCGCGCCGGCCGACCGCTCGCCGGTGTGCTTGAGGTCGGCGACCGGGGTGTCAAGCGTGGGCCTGATCTCCTCGGGCATCGGCAGCGCCCAGGCGGTGTCACCGGTCTCGGTGCCGAGCCGGACGAGGGAGTCGCGCAGCTCGTCGTCGTTGCCCATGACGCCGATGGTCCGCTCGCCCAGGGCGATGATGCAGGCACCCGTGAGGGTGGCGACGTCGACGATGGCGTCCGGCTGCTGCTCGCTAGCCAAGGCCAGGCCGTCCGCCATGACCAGGCGGCCCTCGGCGTCGGTGTTGATGATCTCCACGGTCCGGCCGTCGCGCATGGTGACCACGTCACCGGGGCGCTGGGCCAGGTCGCCGGTCATGTTCTCGGCCAGACACAGGTAGGCGGTGACCTGGACAGGCAGGCCCAGCTCGGCGATCGCCAGCGTGGCGGCCGCGCAGGCGGCGGCCCCACCCATGTCCATCTTCATGGTGACCATCGCGGCGCCCGGCTTGATGCACAGACCGCCGGAGTCGAAGGTGATCCCCTTGCCGACCAGCGCGAGGTGGCGGCTGGCGCCCTGGGGGGTGTAGCGCAGCGTCACCATGCGCGGGCCACGGCCCGAGCCCTGGCCGACGCCAAGGACGCCGCCGCAGCGCTCCTCCTCCAGGCGCTCGGGGTCCCAGACCTCGACCTCGACGGGGGTGCCGGCGGCCCGCTCGACCACCAGGTCGGCAAAGGTCTCGGGGTAGAGCACGTTGGGCGGGGTGTTGACCAGGTCCCGCGCCAGGGCGACGGCCTGGGTGACGGCAGCGAGCTCGGCGTCAGCCTGCTCGTCCTGCGCCAGCCCGGTCACCATCGCCTGCGCCAGGCCCGCCTTGGCGGACTCGGCCTTGCCCACGCCGTGGTGGTCGGCGAAGGTGTAGGCGCCCAGGGCGACGCCCTCGGCGACGGCCAGGGCCTCGGTGCGGTCGGTCTGGCCGAGGGCGAAGACGGCCTTCTCCCGCCCGGCCAGCGCCCGCGCGGCCACCCCGGCCGCTCGCCGCAACTGCTCCGTGCGTGGGGCCGGGCCCGAGCCGGGCAGTCCCACGACCAGCACCAGGCTTGCCGCGACACCGTCGACACCCGTCAGCTTGGTGACCTCCTCGGAGCCGGCCTCGGCACCGACCGCGGCCAAGGCCGCCTCGACCGAGGACCGGGCCTCATCCCCGAGACCGTTGCTGTCGACCAGGACTACCTGGCCGTCTTTCTTGCGGGCGGCGAGCACCAGAGCGTCGGCGTCGACCCCGGCGGGCGCGGAGTTGGTGAAGGTCACGGTGGTGGGCAGGCTCATCGTCGGGTCCTGTCGGTCGGGGTCGTGATTAGTCAGTCTGAGACTAACTAACGGACGGGGACTAGGGTGACCGGCATGAGTGCTGCCACGACGAAGACGTCTCCGCTCCACGACAAGCACACCGCGCTGGGGGCCAAGATGGCTGACTTCAGCGGCTGGTCGATGCCGATCGAGTACGCCGCCACCGGTGGCGTCGCCGAGCACCACGCCGTCCGGGAGCGCGTCGGCCTGTTCGACGTCTCCCACCTGGGCAAGGCCCTGGTCAGTGGCCCCGGCGCCAAGGACTTCCTCAACCGGTGCTTCACGAACGACCTCGACAAGATCGAGCCCGGACGCGCCCAGTACACGCTGGCCTGCGACGAGAACGGCGGCGTCGTCGACGACCTCATCGCCTACCTGCGCAGCGAGGAGGAGGTCTTCCTCATCCCCAACGCCGCCAACAACGCCGAGGTGGTCGCCCGCCTGCAGGAGGCGGCGCCGGAGGGGATCAGCGTGCAGAACGTCCACGAGGACCACGCCGTCCTGGCCTTGCAGGGGCCCAAGGTCGACGAGGTGCTCGAGGCGCTCGGGCTGCCGGCGGGGCACGGCTACATGAGCTTCGTGGACACGCACTGGCAGGGCCACCCGGTGACCGTCTGCCGCACCGGCTACACGGGCGAGCGGGGGTATGAGGTGGTCTGCCGCACCGAGGACGCCTCGGCCGTGTGGGACGCCCTGATGGAGGCGATGGAGCCCGTCGGTGGGGTCCCCGCCGGCCTGGCCAGCCGAGACACCCTACGCACCGAGATGGGCTACGCCCTGCACGGCAACGAGCTGTCCCGCGAGATCACCCCGGTCATGGCCCGCACGAGCTGGGCCGTGGGCTGGAAGAAGGAGCAGTTCTGGGGCAAGGAGGCGCTCCAGGCCCAGCGTGAGGCCAAGGAGAGCCGGCTCTCCGGCGGCCTGCTGGTGACCGGGCGCGGCATACCCCGTCCCGGGTGCACGGTCCTGGACGCCGAGGGCGCGCAGATCGGTGCGGTCACCTCCGGCACCTTCAGCCCCACCCTCAAGCAGGGCATCGCCCTGGCGCTGCTCGACCGCGGCGTGGAGGCGGGCACGCCGGTCGTGATCGACGTGCGCGGGCGCAAGGTCGAGGCCGAGGTGAAGAAGCCACCGTTCGTCGAGGGCGGCGCCGCGAGCTGAGATGAAGGACGGCCCCCAGCAACCTAGGGTGGAGGCCATGAGCGAGAACTACACGTGGAGCTACGGCCGGGCTGACGGCACCGAGGTCACCGACCTCGGCCTGGCCTCGACGACCTTCCCCACTCAGGCCGACGCGGAGGCGTGGCTGTCGCAGGAGTGGGCCACTCTGGCCGACGCGGGGGTGGCCTCGGTGACCCTGCAGCGCGACGACGAGGTCGTCTACGGCCCGATGAGCCTCTCGCCGGCCGACTGAGGCGTCTCCGGGCGGCCGTGTCCGTGGGGCCGCCCGGCGAGTTCTCGGCCTAGCGGCGGTGCAGCTCGGAGCCGCGTTCCACCGCTGCACGGGGCACGCGGCTGCCGCGCATCTGGAACGAGCGCATGACCAGGTACCAGGCCGAGCCGCGGCCGGGCTCCTCACCGAACTCCCGCACGAAGCTCTTCTTCGTGCGCTTCCACAGCAGCCAGCAGTCCACGATCCCGAAGAGGATGAGGCCGTAGACCGCCAGGAAGGCGCTCATCCGTGCCCACTCCATGGGCAGGAAGGTCATCACCAGCAGGAACAGCATGACCGGCAACAGCACCTCGCCGATATTCCAGCGGCTGTCGACGGCATCGCGCAGGAAGCGCCGCTGCGGGCCACGGTCCCGCGGCGGCAGGTAGCGCTCCTCACCGCGCAGCATCGACTCGCGGGCCTTGGCGCGCTCTGCCCGCACCTTGGCCTTCTGCTCAGCGTTCATCGCCTTGTGGTCCACGACCAGAGGTCGCCGGTTGGCCGCCTCGGCCTCCCTACGCCTCGGGGTCGGCCGCCCCTTGCCCTGGGGACCCGAGGAGTCCACCGGCGTCACCTGGGCCTGCGCGGCATACTCCGCCGCGGCCGTGTCGCTGGCCTCTGACGTGGCAGTCTTCTTCCCGAAAAGCACCAGCCCAGTGTATGCGGCCCCTGCACCGCCCCCGACGGCCGCCGCCCGGCCTCGCTCAGGTCTGGGTCCGGTGGGCGCGGTCGGGCTGGCTAGAGTCGGGATCGTGACCGAGGACACCGCCAGCACCACGCCCGCCGTCGACCCCCGCACCGCCGACCCCCGCACCGCCAAGCTCACCGCCCGCGTGCACGAGATCATGCCCGGGATCCGTTCCGACCTGGAGGCACTGACCCGCATCCCGTCGGTGTCCCTGGACTCCTTCGACCAGCGGCACGTCGAGGACAGCGCCCTGGCCACCGCCGACCTGCTGCGCGCCGAAGGCCTGGAGGTCGAGATCGTCCGCGAGGGCGGGCGGCCGGCGGTCATCGGGCACCTGCCTGGGCCCGAGGGTGCGCCGACCGTACTGCTCTACGCCCATCACGACGTCCAGCCGCCCGGCGACGACGCCGACTGGGACACGCCCGTCTTCGAGCCGACCCAGGTGGGGGAGCGGCTCTATGCCCGCGGCGTGGCCGACGACAAGGCCGGGGTGATGGCGCACGTCGCCGCCCTGCGCGCCCACGGCGGACGGCCGCCCGTGGGGGTCAGCGTCTTCATCGAGGGCGAGGAGGAGGTCGGGTCCGCCTCGCTGCCGACGATCCTGGACAAGCACGGCGACCGGTTGGCCGCCGACGCGATCGTCCTGGCCGACTCACACAACTGGAAGGTCGGGGTCCCGGCCCTGACCACCACCCTGCGCGGGATGGTCCGCGTCGTGGTCGAGGTCCGCGCGCTCGACCACGGTGTGCACAGCGGGATGTACGGCGGCGCCGTCCCCGACGGCCTGACCGCGCTCGCCCGGCTGCTGGCGACCCTGCACGACCAGGCCGGCGACGTGGCCGTCCCCGGGCTGATGACCTCGCACGCCGCCGACCTGGACTACACCGAGGACGACCTGCGGGCCGACTCCGGGCTGGCTGAGGGCGTCAGCCCGATCGGCACCGGCTCGATCCTGTCCCGGATGTGGACCAAGCCGGCGATGACCGTGATCGGCATCGATGCGCCCTCGGTCGAGAAGGCCGCGAACCTGCTCACGCCGGTCGGTCGGGCCAAGCTCTCGATGCGGATCCACCCGGCCGAGTCGCCGGAGACGGCATACCTGGCCCTCAAGGCGCACCTGGAGGACAACGCACCCTGGAGCTGCCAGGTGAGCGTCACCCTCGACGACGAGGGCTCCGGGTTCGCCGCCGACGCGCAGGGCCCGGTGTATGACGTGGCCCGGTCCGCCTTCCGCGACGCCTGGGCCGGGGTCGAGGCGGTCGACATCGGGGTGGGTGGGTCGATCCCGTTCGTTGCCGCCTTCGCCGAGCGGTTCCCGGACGCGGCGATCCTGGTCACCGGGGTGGAGGACCCGGACACCCGCGCGCACGCCGCCAACGAGAGCCTGCACCTGGGCGAGTTCGAGCGGGTCTGCCTGGCCGAGGCTCTCCTGCTGGACCGCCTCGGGACCGTGGGCAAGGATTGAGCCATGGTCGATGACAACGGTAACGACAGCGCACAGAACGAGGGCGCGCAGGACGCGGACGCGCCGAGCACCCCGGGCAGCTACGTCAGCGGCGAGGGCGGCTACGAGCGCAAGGCCCGCTACATCGAGACGCGGATCACCCGAAACGGAGACGGCCATGGCGATTTTCTTGTCGAGCCGGGCCGCTACCGGCTCGCCGTCTCCCGCGCCTGCCCGTGGGCGCACCGGGCGATCCTGACCCGGCAGCTGCTGGGCCTGGAGGACGTGCTCTCGATGGCCGTCGCCGGCCCGGTGCACGACGAGGACAGCTGGACCTTCGACCTTGACCCCGGCGGTGTGGATCCCGTGCTGGGCATCCCCAGGCTCAAGGACGCCTACGACGCCCGGCCCGACGGCTTCCCGGAGTCCGGCGTGACGGTGCCGGCCATGGTGGACACGACCACCGGGCAGGTCGTCACCAACGACTTCCACCAGATCGTCAAGGACCTGGTCACCGAGTGGACCGAGCACCAGCGTCCGGGCGCGCCCGACCTGTGGCCCGAGGACCTGCGCGAGGAGATCGAGGAGGTCTCCGACCTCGTCTACCACGACGTGAACAACGGGGTCTACAAGTGCGGCTTCGCCGGCGCCCAGGAGGCGTACGACCAGGCCTACGACGCGCTGTGGGCGCGGATGGACTGGCTGGAGGAGCGGCTGTCTCGGCAGCGCTACCTGGTCGGCGACCGGTTGACGCTGGCCGACGTGCGGCTCTGGCCGACCCTGGTCCGCTTCGACGCGGCCTACCACGGCCACTTCAAGTGCAATCGCTCCAAGCTGACCGAGATGCCTGCCCTGTGGGGCTACGCGCGCGACCTGTGGCAGACCCACGACTTCGGCGCCACGGTCAACTTTGAGCACGTCAAGGCGCACTACTACGCCACCCACCTGGACATCAACCCCACCGGGGTCGTGCCCAAGGGCCCGGACACCTCCGTCTGGCAGCTGCCGCACGGGCGGGACGGGCTGCGCTAGCGGATCGGCGTAGCATCGTCCAGCGTGACTGACACCGCTCCGCTCGACGACTCCGCCGGCGACGTCCTCGCCGACTCGACCTCCGCCGCCTCGCTGCAGCGCAGCGTGGCGCGCAGCGCGCAGATCGAGGAGGAGCTGCGCACCGACCCCGGGCAGTTCCGGATGCTGACCGGTGACCGGCCGACCGGCCACCTGCACCTGGGCCACTACTTCGGCAGCCTGCGCAACCGGGTCGCGCTGCAGGACCTGGGCGTGGACACCTTCGTGCTCATCGCCGACTACCAGGTGATCACCGACCGGGACGGCGTCGACTCCATCCAGGAGCGGGTGCTTTCCCTGGTCGCCGACTATCTGGCGACCGGCATCGACCCTGGGCGCACCACGATCTTCGCGCACTCCCAGATCCCGTCGCTGAACCAGCTGATGCTGCCGTTCCTGTCCCTGGTCACCGACAGCGAGCTGCGCCGCAACCCGACGGTCAAGGCCGAGCAGGACGCCACGGGCGGGCGGCCGATGAGCGGGCTGATGCTGACCTACCCGGTGCACCAGGCGGCCGACATCCTCTTCTGCAAGGCGAACGTCGTGCCCGTGGGCAAGGACCAGCTGCCGCACCTGGAGCAGACCCGGGTCATCGCCCGCCGCTTCGACGAGCGCTACGGCCGGGCCGGCGACAAGAGCGTGCCGGTCTTCCCCACCCCCGACGCGCTGCTGTCGGAGGTCCCCCACCTGCTCGGCACCGACGGGGCGAAGATGAGCAAGTCCCGGGGCAACACCATCGAGCTGCGGATGAGCGCCGACGACACGGCCAGGGTGGTCAAGAAGGCGGTCACCGACTCCGAGCGGCGCATCACCTTCGACCCGGCGGGCCGGCCGGAGGTGTCCAACCTCGTCCAGCTCGCCGCCCTGACCACCGGCCGCGACCCGCACTCCATCGCCGAGGAGATCGGTGACGGTGGCTCCGGCACCTTGAAGAAACTACTGACGGAGGCGGTGAACGAGTACTTCGCCCCGCTGCGTGCCCGGCGTGCCGAGCTCGCGGCCGACCCGGCGCAGCTGTCCCGCATCCTGGCCGAGGGCAACGCGCGCGCAGGCGAAGTCGCTGAGGCCACGCTGGCCGAGGTGCGCCAGGCCATGCAGATGGTCTACGGCTGAGCTGGGCCCGCCCGTGAGCGCGAGCGCGACCCCAGGCCCGTCGGGCCCCCGCGTAGTGGTTGTCGTCGACCGCGCCGGGGAGCGGCTGACGGCCGCCGCCGCCGCAGGCGTGGCCCAGGGCTGGACCCGCACCGCACCGCACACGTTGGTTGAGGCACACGACTGCCACGACGGTGGCGCCGGCCTGACGGCGGTCATCGCAGACCGGCTCGGTGCCACCCTGCACCCGGTGGTGGTGCCCGGGCCGGCCGGTGCGCAGGTGCCGGCCGCGGTGGCCGTCGTCTCGGCGACCGACGGCGACGGCGCTGACATCGGAGCCGGCGGCACGGCATACCTCGACACCGCGCAGGTGGCCGGCCGCCACCTGGTGCCGCGGGAACGCCTGACCGACCCCGAGGGGCTGTCCAGCGCGGGTGTGGCCCGCCTGCTGCGGCATGCCCGCGACCTAGGCGTGGACCGGATCGTCGTGGGCGTGGGGCCGCTGGCCGCCCATGACGGGGGCGTCGGTCTGCTCCAGGAGCTCGGCGCCGGGGCGGACCTGGCAGCTCTCCCCGCGGTCCGGGACGAGTGGGACTGCACCCGGCTGGTGCTGGTGACGACCACCGAGGCGCCGCTGCTGGGCTTTCAGGGAGCCAGCGCTAGCCTCGGGGAGCACGGCGTCCTCCCCGAGGTCACCCAGCGCCTGGAGGCCCGGATGGGGGATCTTACCGACCGGGTCAACGCCGTCCTGCCGCCCCCGCGCGACCTGCTCACCGGACTACCGCACCGCCCGGAGCGAGAGCCCGGCTCGGGGGCCGGGGGAGGGGTCGGGTACGCCCTGCAGCTGATCGGGGCGCGCACCGACGACGGCGCCCGCTTCCTGCTGGACGAGCTCGGTATCCGCACGCGGCTGCCGGGGTCCCTGCTGGTCCTGGTCACCGACCGGTACGACTACACCACCGTCCACGACGGCGTGGTCGCCCAGACCGCCCGGGCCGCGCTGGGGTTCGCCACTCCCACGGTGGTGCTGGCCCGGGAGGTGGCCGTCGGACGCCGCGAGGGCATGAGCCTGGGCGTCAGTGGTGCCTACGAACTGCGTGAGGGTGAGGACCTGGCCGGTCTGGCCGCCCGGGTGGCCCGAACCTGGACACCAGTCAGGTGAGGCCCCCACCGGTCCGCATCGGCCGGGCGGGTCCGCACGCAGGCCCGCCGCGCCTGACGCAGTGGCGTAGCCTGGGACCTGGGAACAGCACGCCCATCACCGGCGTTGACCCCACGAGCACCGACCCCCTTGCGAGAGGATCCCGAGCATGACCGACATCCAGAGCACCGCGA is a window encoding:
- a CDS encoding leucyl aminopeptidase, translating into MSLPTTVTFTNSAPAGVDADALVLAARKKDGQVVLVDSNGLGDEARSSVEAALAAVGAEAGSEEVTKLTGVDGVAASLVLVVGLPGSGPAPRTEQLRRAAGVAARALAGREKAVFALGQTDRTEALAVAEGVALGAYTFADHHGVGKAESAKAGLAQAMVTGLAQDEQADAELAAVTQAVALARDLVNTPPNVLYPETFADLVVERAAGTPVEVEVWDPERLEEERCGGVLGVGQGSGRGPRMVTLRYTPQGASRHLALVGKGITFDSGGLCIKPGAAMVTMKMDMGGAAACAAATLAIAELGLPVQVTAYLCLAENMTGDLAQRPGDVVTMRDGRTVEIINTDAEGRLVMADGLALASEQQPDAIVDVATLTGACIIALGERTIGVMGNDDELRDSLVRLGTETGDTAWALPMPEEIRPTLDTPVADLKHTGERSAGAMVAATFLQEFVGKRGEGEDAEQIPWAHLDIAGPAFNEKAPWGYRAKGGTGAGVRSLIALAQSYQSPTA
- the gcvT gene encoding glycine cleavage system aminomethyltransferase GcvT, with the protein product MSAATTKTSPLHDKHTALGAKMADFSGWSMPIEYAATGGVAEHHAVRERVGLFDVSHLGKALVSGPGAKDFLNRCFTNDLDKIEPGRAQYTLACDENGGVVDDLIAYLRSEEEVFLIPNAANNAEVVARLQEAAPEGISVQNVHEDHAVLALQGPKVDEVLEALGLPAGHGYMSFVDTHWQGHPVTVCRTGYTGERGYEVVCRTEDASAVWDALMEAMEPVGGVPAGLASRDTLRTEMGYALHGNELSREITPVMARTSWAVGWKKEQFWGKEALQAQREAKESRLSGGLLVTGRGIPRPGCTVLDAEGAQIGAVTSGTFSPTLKQGIALALLDRGVEAGTPVVIDVRGRKVEAEVKKPPFVEGGAAS
- a CDS encoding DUF3043 domain-containing protein, with protein sequence MLFGKKTATSEASDTAAAEYAAQAQVTPVDSSGPQGKGRPTPRRREAEAANRRPLVVDHKAMNAEQKAKVRAERAKARESMLRGEERYLPPRDRGPQRRFLRDAVDSRWNIGEVLLPVMLFLLVMTFLPMEWARMSAFLAVYGLILFGIVDCWLLWKRTKKSFVREFGEEPGRGSAWYLVMRSFQMRGSRVPRAAVERGSELHRR
- a CDS encoding dipeptidase; this translates as MTEDTASTTPAVDPRTADPRTAKLTARVHEIMPGIRSDLEALTRIPSVSLDSFDQRHVEDSALATADLLRAEGLEVEIVREGGRPAVIGHLPGPEGAPTVLLYAHHDVQPPGDDADWDTPVFEPTQVGERLYARGVADDKAGVMAHVAALRAHGGRPPVGVSVFIEGEEEVGSASLPTILDKHGDRLAADAIVLADSHNWKVGVPALTTTLRGMVRVVVEVRALDHGVHSGMYGGAVPDGLTALARLLATLHDQAGDVAVPGLMTSHAADLDYTEDDLRADSGLAEGVSPIGTGSILSRMWTKPAMTVIGIDAPSVEKAANLLTPVGRAKLSMRIHPAESPETAYLALKAHLEDNAPWSCQVSVTLDDEGSGFAADAQGPVYDVARSAFRDAWAGVEAVDIGVGGSIPFVAAFAERFPDAAILVTGVEDPDTRAHAANESLHLGEFERVCLAEALLLDRLGTVGKD
- a CDS encoding glutathione S-transferase family protein encodes the protein MVDDNGNDSAQNEGAQDADAPSTPGSYVSGEGGYERKARYIETRITRNGDGHGDFLVEPGRYRLAVSRACPWAHRAILTRQLLGLEDVLSMAVAGPVHDEDSWTFDLDPGGVDPVLGIPRLKDAYDARPDGFPESGVTVPAMVDTTTGQVVTNDFHQIVKDLVTEWTEHQRPGAPDLWPEDLREEIEEVSDLVYHDVNNGVYKCGFAGAQEAYDQAYDALWARMDWLEERLSRQRYLVGDRLTLADVRLWPTLVRFDAAYHGHFKCNRSKLTEMPALWGYARDLWQTHDFGATVNFEHVKAHYYATHLDINPTGVVPKGPDTSVWQLPHGRDGLR
- the trpS gene encoding tryptophan--tRNA ligase, which codes for MTDTAPLDDSAGDVLADSTSAASLQRSVARSAQIEEELRTDPGQFRMLTGDRPTGHLHLGHYFGSLRNRVALQDLGVDTFVLIADYQVITDRDGVDSIQERVLSLVADYLATGIDPGRTTIFAHSQIPSLNQLMLPFLSLVTDSELRRNPTVKAEQDATGGRPMSGLMLTYPVHQAADILFCKANVVPVGKDQLPHLEQTRVIARRFDERYGRAGDKSVPVFPTPDALLSEVPHLLGTDGAKMSKSRGNTIELRMSADDTARVVKKAVTDSERRITFDPAGRPEVSNLVQLAALTTGRDPHSIAEEIGDGGSGTLKKLLTEAVNEYFAPLRARRAELAADPAQLSRILAEGNARAGEVAEATLAEVRQAMQMVYG
- a CDS encoding glycerate kinase, with product MSASATPGPSGPRVVVVVDRAGERLTAAAAAGVAQGWTRTAPHTLVEAHDCHDGGAGLTAVIADRLGATLHPVVVPGPAGAQVPAAVAVVSATDGDGADIGAGGTAYLDTAQVAGRHLVPRERLTDPEGLSSAGVARLLRHARDLGVDRIVVGVGPLAAHDGGVGLLQELGAGADLAALPAVRDEWDCTRLVLVTTTEAPLLGFQGASASLGEHGVLPEVTQRLEARMGDLTDRVNAVLPPPRDLLTGLPHRPEREPGSGAGGGVGYALQLIGARTDDGARFLLDELGIRTRLPGSLLVLVTDRYDYTTVHDGVVAQTARAALGFATPTVVLAREVAVGRREGMSLGVSGAYELREGEDLAGLAARVARTWTPVR